CTCGTAACGGTGGGTTCGGTTGCATAGAGTAGTCAATTGCCAAATCTAGGGCAGCTTCTTGATAGACTTGCTCTAATAGAGTCTGTAAATCGATAATCGGTTCTGAGTCGCCAGAACGTAAAGGCAACAAAAAGCGAGGTAACGGATCTCGTAAATTAAAGGGATACAATTCTGCGGTAGGACGATAGTTTGCGCGGCTGACTAAAATCCGATAGTCTGATGCTATTCCTCCGGCTACGGGTTTGGCTTCTCCGGTTCGCAGCAAATCAATTTCGACGAGATGAACCGCACTGTTGAGTAACCTTTGCCGCTTAGTATCATACTTCACCTGACCTTCCCCCGCCCGCTTGTTTTTCGGCGATAGCACCTCTACCACCGTAACGACGCTTCCGGTTGCCACTTCTCGAATTTCTAAAAACCGCTCTTGGGTTTCCTCTACAATGGAGACGGTAACGGCTAGCGGTTTGCTAAGGGTTGCTGTAGTTTGTTGCGGTTTAATAACTTCTGGGTTAGTTTCTGCACCCCGCTGAACGACAACAACATCGGGAATACCCACCAACAGCGAGTCTGTATAAACACGTTTCTCAACCGCCGCCCGGTATTTGGGGGTAATCATAGCATTGAGCGATCGCGCTAGCACTGCAATCAACCCAAAATGAACTTCTGACCCCAGTTCAGGACTTTCGAGATAGGGGTTCATCCCTGGAAACATTGATTGCATGGCTTGTGCCTCCTACTCCCCACTTTACTGTAGGATGAGAGCGATCGCTCCTTGGTTCTGCCAAGATTAGAAATAGCTCATGGGCGAAAAATTTTAACAGCAGCATCTATGAGTAAGTTCTTATGATCCACAATTTCTTGTTGTGTCCAAGCTGTCTTGATTCCAATTTCCTGAGTCAAAAGAACTGATGAAGTTTGATAAATTGGCTGCTTAACAGCAAAGCTATCGTTACCACCGATATTATTCTGAGCAGGGTCCATAATCGTGAGATTTCCAAGCGTATTTTTGAAGGGTTCAAGATTAGCATCTAGAACGCTTCCAGCAGCATTACGAGGATATATAGCAATCCTAAGTCAGTTATGAGAATATAGAGAGGACAAGATCAAACTGAAACCGGCTCCATGCTAGAAGATCTCAATTCATACATCCAATCCAACCCCGATTCCCGTGAACTTAAACGGGCTGTAGCCGTCCAGATGTTTCTCAAAGGATTCAAACACCGGGAGATCGGCGAGAGTTTAGGAGTCAGTTCAGGGTTTATTAGTAAATGGACTCAGCGTTATGAACAATCAGGAGTTTCAGGCTTGAAATTGGGCTATTCTGGCTCGAACGGGTATCTTGCGCCTGAGCAACGCCAGGATGTAAT
This sequence is a window from Desertifilum tharense IPPAS B-1220. Protein-coding genes within it:
- a CDS encoding HNH endonuclease family protein; this encodes MAIYPRNAAGSVLDANLEPFKNTLGNLTIMDPAQNNIGGNDSFAVKQPIYQTSSVLLTQEIGIKTAWTQQEIVDHKNLLIDAAVKIFRP
- a CDS encoding DUF4058 family protein, which gives rise to MQSMFPGMNPYLESPELGSEVHFGLIAVLARSLNAMITPKYRAAVEKRVYTDSLLVGIPDVVVVQRGAETNPEVIKPQQTTATLSKPLAVTVSIVEETQERFLEIREVATGSVVTVVEVLSPKNKRAGEGQVKYDTKRQRLLNSAVHLVEIDLLRTGEAKPVAGGIASDYRILVSRANYRPTAELYPFNLRDPLPRFLLPLRSGDSEPIIDLQTLLEQVYQEAALDLAIDYSMQPNPPLREEDFQWMQSLLEVE
- a CDS encoding winged helix-turn-helix domain-containing protein; its protein translation is MLEDLNSYIQSNPDSRELKRAVAVQMFLKGFKHREIGESLGVSSGFISKWTQRYEQSGVSGLKLGYSGSNGYLAPEQRQDVIAWLKLKNYWNLTELQQHIEQEYEVVFNSKQSYYTLFEQAGISWKKTQKHNPKADPELVEKKTADSRLVGSASA